In the genome of Shewanella glacialimarina, one region contains:
- a CDS encoding substrate-binding periplasmic protein gives MNRLINECLNATKNRFRTYLSMVLSGLLLLLTSQIAAATEVDRVITITTQEWAPYQMQVGQKNEGYAIKALACVMDKLQQPYKVIFLPWGRAQLEVKQGNYDGFFSASHNNERDDFAVLSNTFIAQQWSFYLLKNTAIPLNQDAIKSNAQFGARRHSNATFWLQKHNYNVIHQTSTLDELISLLEKNRIGAILENNLFFEAAAKRVNIPLSDFSVVPNLDRSLGVYFGKTFLTQYPDFLDKFNQHTENCRFTLE, from the coding sequence ATGAATCGGCTAATAAATGAGTGCCTTAATGCTACTAAAAATCGGTTCAGAACATACCTAAGCATGGTATTAAGTGGATTATTACTTTTACTTACCAGCCAAATAGCCGCAGCCACTGAGGTTGATAGAGTCATCACTATTACCACCCAAGAGTGGGCGCCCTACCAAATGCAAGTTGGCCAGAAAAATGAGGGTTATGCGATAAAAGCATTAGCCTGTGTAATGGATAAACTTCAACAACCTTATAAGGTAATATTTCTCCCGTGGGGTCGTGCGCAGTTAGAAGTGAAACAAGGTAATTACGATGGTTTTTTTTCAGCCTCACACAACAATGAAAGAGACGATTTTGCGGTATTATCAAATACTTTTATAGCACAGCAATGGAGCTTTTACTTACTCAAAAACACCGCTATCCCCTTAAATCAAGACGCTATTAAATCAAACGCACAATTTGGTGCTCGCAGGCATTCCAACGCTACATTCTGGCTACAAAAACACAATTATAACGTTATCCATCAAACAAGTACTTTAGATGAGTTGATATCCTTGCTTGAAAAAAATCGCATAGGTGCGATCTTAGAAAACAACTTATTTTTTGAAGCTGCAGCCAAACGGGTAAACATCCCACTAAGTGATTTTTCTGTGGTGCCCAATCTAGATAGGTCACTAGGAGTTTATTTTGGTAAAACCTTTTTGACACAATATCCCGATTTTTTAGATAAATTTAATCAACATACTGAAAATTGTAGATTTACCTTAGAATAA